A genomic stretch from Bdellovibrionales bacterium CG10_big_fil_rev_8_21_14_0_10_45_34 includes:
- a CDS encoding alkyl hydroperoxide reductase, which produces MLGIGEKFPEFKLNSVVSLEKGKEFKEISSSDMKGKWSVVFFWPMDFTFICPTELAQFNQDLPQFRDREAQVYGVSTDTHFVHLAWRTHHPDLKDLKYPMLADHKKELSQALGILHPTEQVALRATYIVDPDGIVRWVSVNDLSVGRNVKEVVRTLDALQSDELCPCNWEKGQPTLNV; this is translated from the coding sequence ATGTTAGGAATTGGTGAAAAATTTCCGGAATTTAAACTCAACAGCGTCGTATCGCTTGAAAAGGGCAAAGAATTTAAAGAAATTTCTAGCTCTGATATGAAGGGCAAGTGGTCAGTTGTTTTCTTTTGGCCTATGGACTTTACATTCATTTGTCCTACAGAACTAGCGCAGTTTAACCAAGATCTGCCGCAGTTCAGAGATCGTGAAGCACAAGTTTACGGAGTAAGCACAGACACTCACTTTGTGCACTTGGCCTGGCGAACTCATCATCCAGACTTGAAAGACCTTAAGTATCCGATGCTCGCTGATCACAAGAAGGAGCTCAGTCAAGCCCTGGGTATTCTGCATCCGACAGAGCAAGTTGCACTTCGTGCGACTTACATTGTTGATCCAGACGGCATAGTTCGATGGGTAAGTGTGAATGATTTGAGCGTTGGCCGAAACGTAAAAGAAGTAGTTCGCACTCTCGATGCGCTTCAATCTGACGAGCTTTGCCCTTGCAATTGGGAAAAGGGTCAGCCCACTTTGAATGTTTAA
- the acnA gene encoding aconitate hydratase AcnA: MSTVDSFKTKKQLKVGSRSYTYYHLNSLPFAKDIEKLPLSLKVLLENLLRHENNQSVSKDDIGAFKDWTKNKHSDREIAFHPVRVLMQDFTGVPAVVDLAAMRAAMKDLGGDPKKINPLNQVDLVIDHSVTVDAFGTKDAFEKNVQREFESNQERYEFLKWGQKSFENFRVVPPGTGICHQVNLEYLASCVAHMNSSDGVVACPDTVVGTDSHTTMVNGLAVLGWGVGGIEAEAAMLGQPISMLIPDVVGFRLEGKLQEGVTATDLVLLVTQMLRKKGVVGKFVEFFGPGLDGLSLPDRATIANMAPEYGATCGFFPIDNETINYLKFSGRSPETVALAEAYAKEQGLWRDSKIEPIFSDTLSLNISEVKPSMAGPKRPQDRVLLTDVTTEFKKVLPEILGSSNTDLTQKMCDVDGADYKLKNGSVVIAAITSCTNTSNPSVMLAAGLVARKARKLGLKVKPWVKTSLAPGSQTVTDYLNKAGLTEDLDAMGFQLVGYGCTTCIGNSGPLPEPIAKSVEKNNLVVASVLSGNRNFEGRINPHVRANYLASPPLVVAYALSGDLNVDMSKDPVGRGADGKDVFLKDIWPSNKEIKDAINEGLTSEMFSSRYSDVFKGPIQWQKIAIGGGELYSWDEKSTYVKHPPYFEGMKKQPAPPSNIEGARILALLGDSVTTDHISPAGSIKLDSPAGKYLQQHGIQQRDFNSYGARRGNHEIMMRGTFANIRLRNEMNPEKEGGFTKHFQSDEVKAIYDIAMEYQKTKTPLVVFAGKEYGTGSSRDWAAKGTRLLGVRAVIAESFERIHRSNLIGMGVLPLVFQNEETRKSLNLTGKEIVRIAGIASGLKPRSQIDCEITYENGSKKNVKLLCRIDTLDELEYFKNEGILHYVLRKLC, translated from the coding sequence ATGAGTACAGTGGACAGCTTTAAGACAAAAAAACAGCTCAAAGTGGGATCGCGATCTTACACCTATTATCATTTAAACTCCTTACCATTCGCGAAAGATATCGAAAAGCTTCCACTGAGTTTGAAGGTACTTTTAGAAAACCTTTTGAGACATGAAAATAATCAGAGCGTTTCGAAAGATGATATTGGAGCTTTTAAAGACTGGACGAAAAACAAACACAGTGATCGTGAAATCGCCTTTCATCCCGTAAGAGTGTTGATGCAGGATTTTACGGGAGTTCCTGCCGTTGTTGACCTGGCCGCTATGCGAGCTGCCATGAAAGACTTGGGCGGAGATCCGAAAAAAATTAATCCGCTCAATCAGGTCGATCTTGTCATTGATCACTCTGTCACAGTGGACGCATTTGGTACGAAGGATGCTTTTGAGAAAAACGTGCAAAGAGAGTTTGAAAGCAATCAAGAACGCTATGAGTTTTTGAAGTGGGGCCAAAAGTCTTTTGAAAACTTTCGAGTCGTGCCGCCGGGCACAGGAATATGTCACCAAGTTAACCTCGAATATCTAGCAAGCTGCGTGGCTCATATGAACAGCTCTGATGGTGTTGTTGCCTGTCCGGATACGGTAGTTGGTACAGACAGTCACACGACCATGGTGAATGGACTGGCCGTGCTCGGTTGGGGAGTAGGTGGCATTGAGGCTGAAGCTGCCATGCTCGGGCAACCTATCTCAATGTTGATTCCTGATGTTGTTGGCTTTCGTCTCGAAGGAAAACTTCAAGAAGGTGTGACGGCAACGGACTTAGTTTTATTAGTTACTCAGATGCTTCGCAAAAAGGGTGTCGTCGGTAAGTTTGTGGAATTTTTCGGACCGGGACTTGATGGACTGAGTCTTCCAGATCGAGCTACGATTGCTAACATGGCGCCTGAATATGGTGCTACCTGCGGATTTTTTCCGATTGATAACGAGACAATTAATTACTTGAAGTTTTCGGGTAGAAGCCCAGAGACAGTGGCACTTGCCGAAGCCTATGCAAAAGAACAAGGTCTATGGAGAGATTCAAAAATTGAGCCCATATTTTCAGACACCCTAAGTTTAAATATTTCTGAAGTTAAGCCGTCGATGGCAGGGCCGAAGAGACCTCAAGATCGTGTTCTCCTTACAGACGTGACCACCGAATTTAAAAAAGTACTGCCTGAAATTCTTGGATCCTCAAATACCGACCTTACACAAAAAATGTGCGACGTCGACGGCGCTGATTATAAACTTAAAAACGGAAGTGTTGTAATTGCGGCAATTACGAGTTGCACGAACACATCGAATCCGTCGGTTATGTTGGCTGCAGGTCTTGTCGCAAGGAAAGCACGTAAACTGGGACTAAAAGTAAAGCCTTGGGTAAAGACTTCATTAGCACCCGGATCGCAAACTGTGACTGATTATCTTAACAAAGCCGGGCTGACAGAAGATTTAGATGCTATGGGATTTCAGTTAGTAGGTTATGGCTGCACAACTTGTATAGGAAATTCAGGCCCACTTCCCGAGCCAATTGCTAAGTCTGTTGAGAAGAACAATCTTGTTGTGGCTTCAGTGCTCTCTGGAAATCGCAATTTTGAAGGAAGAATTAATCCGCACGTACGCGCCAACTATTTGGCCTCACCGCCACTCGTAGTCGCGTATGCCCTGTCGGGTGATCTCAATGTCGATATGTCAAAAGATCCCGTAGGGAGAGGTGCTGACGGCAAAGATGTTTTCTTGAAGGATATCTGGCCATCAAATAAAGAAATAAAAGATGCGATTAACGAGGGTTTAACTTCAGAAATGTTTTCGAGTCGTTATAGTGATGTATTTAAAGGTCCGATCCAATGGCAGAAAATCGCCATTGGTGGGGGAGAGCTCTATAGCTGGGATGAAAAGAGCACCTATGTGAAACATCCTCCGTATTTCGAAGGAATGAAGAAGCAGCCGGCACCTCCTAGTAACATTGAAGGAGCAAGAATTCTCGCTTTACTGGGTGATTCGGTAACGACAGATCACATCTCTCCGGCGGGATCAATCAAACTAGATAGCCCGGCAGGCAAATACCTACAGCAGCACGGAATTCAGCAGAGAGATTTTAACTCTTATGGGGCTCGCCGTGGGAATCACGAAATCATGATGCGTGGTACGTTTGCGAATATTCGCCTTCGCAACGAGATGAATCCCGAAAAGGAAGGTGGTTTTACAAAACACTTTCAGAGTGATGAGGTAAAGGCCATCTACGATATCGCCATGGAATACCAAAAAACAAAAACACCGCTGGTTGTTTTTGCGGGCAAAGAATACGGAACTGGTTCGTCGCGCGATTGGGCCGCTAAGGGAACAAGACTACTGGGAGTTCGGGCTGTCATCGCAGAAAGCTTCGAGCGAATTCACAGATCAAATTTGATAGGCATGGGAGTTTTGCCGCTCGTTTTTCAAAATGAGGAAACGAGAAAGAGCTTAAATCTTACAGGTAAAGAGATTGTAAGGATCGCAGGGATCGCCAGTGGTTTAAAGCCGCGCAGCCAAATTGATTGCGAGATCACTTACGAAAACGGGAGTAAGAAAAACGTAAAACTGCTTTGCCGTATCGACACACTAGATGAGCTCGAGTACTTCAAAAATGAAGGCATACTCCACTACGTACTCCGAAAGCTGTGCTAA
- a CDS encoding tRNA threonylcarbamoyladenosine dehydratase, with protein sequence MDQAFETYRLHRRFDRLGRLIGDAKIKKLLGSHVMVVGLGGVGSWAAEALMRSGVGHLTIVDFDDICITNFNRQIHSLTGTVGKKKAEVLAERLRKINPQGEVDVLVEFYNEDTSEKILAQRPDYVVDAIDSVTSKCHLIAECFKREIPVVSSTGSGGRLDPTNIKVSDLSQTTVDPLAKSVRKILRQKYDFPRKGKFGVKAVYSVEEATWPEELKYDNGQGFKCVCPQGANPFFSCDSRNLIMGTAGFVTGTFGLVCAAEVVKDLIR encoded by the coding sequence ATGGATCAGGCATTTGAAACTTATCGACTTCACCGGCGATTTGACCGCCTTGGTAGGCTCATTGGCGATGCAAAAATAAAAAAACTTCTTGGCTCACACGTAATGGTTGTTGGCTTAGGAGGTGTTGGATCGTGGGCTGCAGAGGCACTTATGCGCAGTGGGGTAGGGCACCTAACCATCGTAGATTTTGACGATATTTGCATCACGAACTTCAACCGCCAAATTCACAGTCTCACCGGCACTGTTGGTAAAAAGAAAGCAGAGGTTTTGGCAGAGCGACTTCGCAAAATTAATCCTCAAGGAGAGGTAGATGTTCTTGTGGAGTTCTACAACGAGGACACTTCCGAAAAAATATTGGCTCAAAGACCAGATTACGTTGTGGACGCCATCGATAGTGTCACTTCGAAATGTCACCTCATTGCTGAGTGCTTTAAGCGCGAGATACCTGTCGTGTCCTCAACAGGCTCAGGTGGCAGACTAGACCCAACTAACATAAAAGTGAGCGACCTATCGCAAACCACGGTTGACCCTCTTGCCAAAAGCGTTCGAAAAATTTTGAGGCAAAAGTACGACTTTCCTCGAAAAGGAAAGTTTGGCGTTAAGGCAGTGTATTCGGTTGAGGAGGCTACTTGGCCAGAAGAACTGAAATACGACAATGGTCAGGGGTTTAAATGTGTTTGCCCCCAAGGGGCCAATCCGTTTTTTTCGTGCGACAGCCGAAACCTTATAATGGGAACTGCCGGGTTCGTTACTGGCACCTTTGGGCTTGTTTGCGCAGCAGAAGTCGTCAAAGATCTCATCCGCTGA
- a CDS encoding (2Fe-2S)-binding protein: MKNKSKDPRKEIICLCNGVTRKTIQDAIDRGAKTPNSVFDATTAGVGPCGGSCRKKIIEMLKK, translated from the coding sequence ATGAAAAATAAGAGTAAAGATCCGCGCAAAGAAATCATCTGCCTCTGTAATGGTGTAACTCGAAAAACCATTCAAGATGCTATTGATAGAGGCGCTAAAACCCCCAACTCGGTATTTGACGCCACAACAGCTGGCGTCGGCCCCTGTGGCGGAAGCTGCCGAAAAAAAATCATTGAAATGCTCAAGAAATAA
- a CDS encoding Fur family transcriptional regulator → MAPLRKDAQQVSNEKIVDWLKAAGLSATSQRIAITRFVLCEADHPTADEVHRWTENYLPKVSLATVYNTLGTLVQAGLLKEVRLAGSDRVIYDCKTHDHFHFLDEASGQIYDLDSRDVELNFKDKKMFNISSFDLLIRGRVNKNRVTKKQ, encoded by the coding sequence ATGGCACCACTTCGTAAAGATGCACAACAAGTAAGTAACGAGAAGATCGTCGATTGGCTTAAGGCAGCAGGGCTTAGTGCCACTAGCCAGCGAATAGCTATCACTCGTTTCGTGCTCTGCGAAGCCGACCATCCTACTGCCGATGAAGTTCATAGATGGACTGAGAATTATTTACCTAAGGTGAGTCTTGCCACCGTCTACAACACGCTGGGAACTTTGGTTCAAGCAGGACTTCTAAAGGAAGTTCGATTGGCTGGCAGTGATCGAGTTATTTATGACTGCAAAACTCACGATCACTTTCACTTTCTAGATGAAGCAAGTGGCCAAATTTACGATTTGGATTCGCGCGATGTAGAACTTAATTTTAAAGACAAAAAGATGTTTAATATATCAAGTTTCGACCTCTTGATTAGAGGTCGTGTTAACAAGAACAGAGTAACAAAAAAACAATGA